The following proteins are encoded in a genomic region of Canis lupus familiaris isolate Mischka breed German Shepherd chromosome 6, alternate assembly UU_Cfam_GSD_1.0, whole genome shotgun sequence:
- the ELN gene encoding elastin isoform X5: protein MAGLRAAALRPGVLLLLLSVARPSQPGGVPGAVPGGVPGGVYYPGAGIGGLGGGALGPGGKPPKPGAGLLGAFGPGAAGLAGGGPGAGLGAFPAGAFPGGLVPGGVAGAAAAYKAAKAGAGLGGVGGIGGVGGIGGVGGLGVSTGAVVPQPGAGVGVGVGAGGKPGKVPGVGLPGVYPGGVLPGTGARFPGVGVLPGVPTGTGVKAKAPGGGGAFAGIPGVGPFGGQQPGVPLGYPIKAPKLPGGYGLPYSTGKLPYGYGPGGVAGAAGKAGYPTGTGVGTQAAAAAAKAAKFAGAGGAGVLPGVGGAGIPGGAGAIPGIGGIAGAGTPAAAAKAAAKAAKYGAAGGLVPGGPGFGVPGVGVPGVGVPGVGVPGVGVPGVGGPGIVGGPGAVSPAAAAKAAAKAAKYGARAGVGVGGIPTYGVGVGAGGFPGYGIGAGGVPGAPLSPAAQAAAAAQAAAAAKAAKYGAGGVGALGGLVPGVGDGVAGVPGTGGVPGAGTPAAAAAKAAAKAAQFGLGPGVGVGPGVGPGVGPGIGPGVGPGIGPGIGIGPGGVTGVGTPAAAKAAAKAAAKAQYRAAAGLPAGVPGFGVGAGVPGFGVGAGIPGFGVGAGVPGFGAGAVPGTLAAAKAAKYGAGGVGALGGAGVPGGVAGAGPAASAAAAKAAAKAAQFGVSPAAAAKAAKYGVAARPGFGLSPIYPGGGAGGLGIGGKPPKPYGGALGALGYQGGACLGKSCGRKRK from the exons GGGTCCCGGGGGCTGTTCCTGGTGGAGTTCCTGGAGGCGTCTATTACCCAG GTGCTGGTATTGGAGGtctgggaggaggag CTCTGGGGCCCGGAGGCAAACCTCCCAAGCCAG GGGCTGGACTCCTGGGGGCGTTTGGGCCAG GTGCTGCTGGGCTGGCAGGCGGTGGCCCTGGAGCAG GGCTCGGGGCCTTTCCTGCAGGAGCCTTCCCTGGGGGTCTGGTGCCCGGAGGAGTGGCGGGTGCTGCTGCAGCCTATAAAGCTGCCAAGGCTG GTGCTGGGCTTGGTGGCGTTGGCGGCATTGGTGGTGTTGGCGGCATTGGTGGTGTTGGCGGCTTAGGAGTGTCTACAG GTGCGGTGGTGCCTCAGCCCGGAGCCGGAGTCGGAGTCGGAGTCGGAGCGGGAGGGAAGCCCGGGAAAGTGCCCG GTGTGGGGCTGCCAGGTGTATACCCAGGCGGAGTGCTCCCAggcacag GAGCTCGCTTCCCAGGTGTGGGGGTGCTCCCTGGGGTCCCCACTGGAACAGGAGTCAAGGCCAAGGCCCCAG GTGGAGGCGGAGCTTTTGCTGGAATCCCAG GAGTTGGACCCTTTGGGGGCCAGCAGCCTGGAGTCCCGCTGGGGTACCCTATCAAGGCACCCAAGCTGCCGG GTGGCTACGGACTGCCCTACAGCACTGGGAAACTGCCCTATG GCTATGGGCCTGGAGGAGTGGCAGGTGCTGCAGGCAAGGCTGGGTACCCGACGGGGACAG gagTTGGCACCCaggctgcagcagcagcagctaaaGCAGCAAAGTTTG CAGGTGCCGGAGGAGCTGGGGTTCTCCCTGGTGTTGGAGGCGCCGGCATTCCTGGCGGGGCTGGTGCAATTCCTGGGATCGGAGGCATCGCAG GGGCGGGGACTCCAGCTGCTGCAGCAAAGGCCGCCGCAAAGGCAGCTAAGTATG GAGCTGCTGGAGGCTTGGTGCCTGGTGGGCCAGGCTTTGGAGTTCCAGGTGTTGGAGTCCCAGGTGTCGGAGTCCCAGGTGTCGGAGTCCCAGGTGTCGGAGTCCCAGGTGTTGGGGGGCCTGGCATTGTGGGTGGACCAG GAGCTGTGTCACCAGCTGCAGCCGCTAAAGCAGCCGCCAAAGCAGCCAAATACG GGGCCAGAGCTGGAGTGGGAGTTGGAGGCATTCCCACTTACGGAGTGGGAGTTGGTGCTGGGGGCTTTCCTGGTTACGGTATCGGAGCTGGAGGTGTTCCTGGAGCCCCCCTTTCCC ctGCAGCCCAGGCAGCAGCAGCCGCTCAGGCAGCAGCCGCAGCCAAGGCAGCCAAGTACG GTGCTGGAGGAGTAGGAGCATTAGGGGGACTGGTGCCAGGAGTCGGAGATGGAGTAGCAGGTGTGCCGGGCACAGGAGGGGTGCCAG GAGCAGGGACCCCAGCTGCTGCAGCTGCCAAAGCCGCTGCCAAAGCTGCCCAATTTG GGTTAGGTCCCGGTGTCGGCGTGGGTCCAGGTGTCGGTCCTGGTGTTGGTCCCGGCATCGGTCCCGGTGTCGGTCCCGGCATTGGTCCCGGCATTGGCATCGGCCCCGGTGGTGTTACAG gagTGGGGACCCCAGCTGCTGCCAAAGCCGCTGCTAAAGCGGCCGCCAAAGCACAGTACC GGGCTGCAGCTGGGCTTCCTGCTGGCGTCCCTGGATTTGGAGTCGGTGCTGGCGTTCCTGGCTTTGGAGTTGGTGCTGGCATTCCTGGCTTTGGAGTTGGTGCTGGCGTTCCTGGCTTtggggcaggtgcag tACCTGGAACCCTGGCTGCAGCAAAAGCAGCCAAATATG GAGCAGGAGGGGTCGGGGCTCTTGGTGGAGCAGGTGTCCCAGGTGGTGTGGCAG GAGCCGGACCTGCGGCCTCAGCTGCTGCTGCCAAAGCTGCTGCCAAAGCTGCCCAATTTG GTGTGTCCCCAGCTGCAGCTGCTAAAGCAGCCAAATATG GAGTTGCAGCAAGACCTGGCTTCGGACTGTCTCCTATTTACCCAG GTGGTGGAGCCGGGGGCCTGGGAATTGGTG GTAAACCTCCCAAGCCCTATggaggggccctgggagccctgggataCCAAG GTGGGGCCTGCCTGGGGAAATCCTGTGGCCGGAAGAGAAAGTGA
- the ELN gene encoding elastin isoform X3: MAGLRAAALRPGVLLLLLSVARPSQPGGVPGAVPGGVPGGVYYPGAGIGGLGGGALGPGGKPPKPGAAGLAGGGPGAGLGAFPAGAFPGGLVPGGVAGAAAAYKAAKAGAGLGGVGGIGGVGGIGGVGGLGVSTGAVVPQPGAGVGVGVGAGGKPGKVPGVGLPGVYPGGVLPGTGARFPGVGVLPGVPTGTGVKAKAPGGGGAFAGIPGVGPFGGQQPGVPLGYPIKAPKLPGGYGLPYSTGKLPYGYGPGGVAGAAGKAGYPTGTGVGTQAAAAAAKAAKFAGAGGAGVLPGVGGAGIPGGAGAIPGIGGIAGAGTPAAAAKAAAKAAKYGAAGGLVPGGPGFGVPGVGVPGVGVPGVGVPGVGVPGVGGPGIVGGPGAVSPAAAAKAAAKAAKYGARAGVGVGGIPTYGVGVGAGGFPGYGIGAGGVPGAPLSPAAQAAAAAQAAAAAKAAKYGAGGVGALGGLVPGVGDGVAGVPGTGGVPGAGTPAAAAAKAAAKAAQFGLGPGVGVGPGVGPGVGPGIGPGVGPGIGPGIGIGPGGVTGVGTPAAAKAAAKAAAKAQYRAAAGLPAGVPGFGVGAGVPGFGVGAGIPGFGVGAGVPGFGAGAVPGTLAAAKAAKYGAGGVGALGGAGVPGGVAGAGPAASAAAAKAAAKAAQFGLGGAGALGAGGLGAGGAIPGVGGFGGVSPAAAAKAAKYGVAARPGFGLSPIYPGGGAGGLGIGGKPPKPYGGALGALGYQGGACLGKSCGRKRK; encoded by the exons GGGTCCCGGGGGCTGTTCCTGGTGGAGTTCCTGGAGGCGTCTATTACCCAG GTGCTGGTATTGGAGGtctgggaggaggag CTCTGGGGCCCGGAGGCAAACCTCCCAAGCCAG GTGCTGCTGGGCTGGCAGGCGGTGGCCCTGGAGCAG GGCTCGGGGCCTTTCCTGCAGGAGCCTTCCCTGGGGGTCTGGTGCCCGGAGGAGTGGCGGGTGCTGCTGCAGCCTATAAAGCTGCCAAGGCTG GTGCTGGGCTTGGTGGCGTTGGCGGCATTGGTGGTGTTGGCGGCATTGGTGGTGTTGGCGGCTTAGGAGTGTCTACAG GTGCGGTGGTGCCTCAGCCCGGAGCCGGAGTCGGAGTCGGAGTCGGAGCGGGAGGGAAGCCCGGGAAAGTGCCCG GTGTGGGGCTGCCAGGTGTATACCCAGGCGGAGTGCTCCCAggcacag GAGCTCGCTTCCCAGGTGTGGGGGTGCTCCCTGGGGTCCCCACTGGAACAGGAGTCAAGGCCAAGGCCCCAG GTGGAGGCGGAGCTTTTGCTGGAATCCCAG GAGTTGGACCCTTTGGGGGCCAGCAGCCTGGAGTCCCGCTGGGGTACCCTATCAAGGCACCCAAGCTGCCGG GTGGCTACGGACTGCCCTACAGCACTGGGAAACTGCCCTATG GCTATGGGCCTGGAGGAGTGGCAGGTGCTGCAGGCAAGGCTGGGTACCCGACGGGGACAG gagTTGGCACCCaggctgcagcagcagcagctaaaGCAGCAAAGTTTG CAGGTGCCGGAGGAGCTGGGGTTCTCCCTGGTGTTGGAGGCGCCGGCATTCCTGGCGGGGCTGGTGCAATTCCTGGGATCGGAGGCATCGCAG GGGCGGGGACTCCAGCTGCTGCAGCAAAGGCCGCCGCAAAGGCAGCTAAGTATG GAGCTGCTGGAGGCTTGGTGCCTGGTGGGCCAGGCTTTGGAGTTCCAGGTGTTGGAGTCCCAGGTGTCGGAGTCCCAGGTGTCGGAGTCCCAGGTGTCGGAGTCCCAGGTGTTGGGGGGCCTGGCATTGTGGGTGGACCAG GAGCTGTGTCACCAGCTGCAGCCGCTAAAGCAGCCGCCAAAGCAGCCAAATACG GGGCCAGAGCTGGAGTGGGAGTTGGAGGCATTCCCACTTACGGAGTGGGAGTTGGTGCTGGGGGCTTTCCTGGTTACGGTATCGGAGCTGGAGGTGTTCCTGGAGCCCCCCTTTCCC ctGCAGCCCAGGCAGCAGCAGCCGCTCAGGCAGCAGCCGCAGCCAAGGCAGCCAAGTACG GTGCTGGAGGAGTAGGAGCATTAGGGGGACTGGTGCCAGGAGTCGGAGATGGAGTAGCAGGTGTGCCGGGCACAGGAGGGGTGCCAG GAGCAGGGACCCCAGCTGCTGCAGCTGCCAAAGCCGCTGCCAAAGCTGCCCAATTTG GGTTAGGTCCCGGTGTCGGCGTGGGTCCAGGTGTCGGTCCTGGTGTTGGTCCCGGCATCGGTCCCGGTGTCGGTCCCGGCATTGGTCCCGGCATTGGCATCGGCCCCGGTGGTGTTACAG gagTGGGGACCCCAGCTGCTGCCAAAGCCGCTGCTAAAGCGGCCGCCAAAGCACAGTACC GGGCTGCAGCTGGGCTTCCTGCTGGCGTCCCTGGATTTGGAGTCGGTGCTGGCGTTCCTGGCTTTGGAGTTGGTGCTGGCATTCCTGGCTTTGGAGTTGGTGCTGGCGTTCCTGGCTTtggggcaggtgcag tACCTGGAACCCTGGCTGCAGCAAAAGCAGCCAAATATG GAGCAGGAGGGGTCGGGGCTCTTGGTGGAGCAGGTGTCCCAGGTGGTGTGGCAG GAGCCGGACCTGCGGCCTCAGCTGCTGCTGCCAAAGCTGCTGCCAAAGCTGCCCAATTTG GCCTCGGGGGAGCCGGAGCCCTGGGAGCCGGGGGGCTCGGAGCCGGGGGAGCCATCCCAGGGGTTGGGGGCTTCGGAG GTGTGTCCCCAGCTGCAGCTGCTAAAGCAGCCAAATATG GAGTTGCAGCAAGACCTGGCTTCGGACTGTCTCCTATTTACCCAG GTGGTGGAGCCGGGGGCCTGGGAATTGGTG GTAAACCTCCCAAGCCCTATggaggggccctgggagccctgggataCCAAG GTGGGGCCTGCCTGGGGAAATCCTGTGGCCGGAAGAGAAAGTGA
- the ELN gene encoding elastin isoform X2: protein MAGLRAAALRPGVLLLLLSVARPSQPGGVPGAVPGGVPGGVYYPGAGIGGLGGGALGPGGKPPKPGAGLLGAFGPGAAGLAGGGPGAGLGAFPAGAFPGGLVPGGVAGAAAAYKAAKAGAGLGGVGGIGGVGGIGGVGGLGVSTGAVVPQPGAGVGVGVGAGGKPGKVPGVGLPGVYPGGVLPGTGARFPGVGVLPGVPTGTGVKAKAPGGGGAFAGIPGVGPFGGQQPGVPLGYPIKAPKLPGGYGLPYSTGKLPYGYGPGGVAGAAGKAGYPTGTGVGTQAAAAAAKAAKFGAGGAGVLPGVGGAGIPGGAGAIPGIGGIAGAGTPAAAAKAAAKAAKYGAAGGLVPGGPGFGVPGVGVPGVGVPGVGVPGVGVPGVGGPGIVGGPGAVSPAAAAKAAAKAAKYGARAGVGVGGIPTYGVGVGAGGFPGYGIGAGGVPGAPLSPAAQAAAAAQAAAAAKAAKYGAGGVGALGGLVPGVGDGVAGVPGTGGVPGAGTPAAAAAKAAAKAAQFGLGPGVGVGPGVGPGVGPGIGPGVGPGIGPGIGIGPGGVTGVGTPAAAKAAAKAAAKAQYRAAAGLPAGVPGFGVGAGVPGFGVGAGIPGFGVGAGVPGFGAGAVPGTLAAAKAAKYGAGGVGALGGAGVPGGVAGAGPAASAAAAKAAAKAAQFGLGGAGALGAGGLGAGGAIPGVGGFGGVSPAAAAKAAKYGVAARPGFGLSPIYPGGGAGGLGIGGKPPKPYGGALGALGYQGGACLGKSCGRKRK from the exons GGGTCCCGGGGGCTGTTCCTGGTGGAGTTCCTGGAGGCGTCTATTACCCAG GTGCTGGTATTGGAGGtctgggaggaggag CTCTGGGGCCCGGAGGCAAACCTCCCAAGCCAG GGGCTGGACTCCTGGGGGCGTTTGGGCCAG GTGCTGCTGGGCTGGCAGGCGGTGGCCCTGGAGCAG GGCTCGGGGCCTTTCCTGCAGGAGCCTTCCCTGGGGGTCTGGTGCCCGGAGGAGTGGCGGGTGCTGCTGCAGCCTATAAAGCTGCCAAGGCTG GTGCTGGGCTTGGTGGCGTTGGCGGCATTGGTGGTGTTGGCGGCATTGGTGGTGTTGGCGGCTTAGGAGTGTCTACAG GTGCGGTGGTGCCTCAGCCCGGAGCCGGAGTCGGAGTCGGAGTCGGAGCGGGAGGGAAGCCCGGGAAAGTGCCCG GTGTGGGGCTGCCAGGTGTATACCCAGGCGGAGTGCTCCCAggcacag GAGCTCGCTTCCCAGGTGTGGGGGTGCTCCCTGGGGTCCCCACTGGAACAGGAGTCAAGGCCAAGGCCCCAG GTGGAGGCGGAGCTTTTGCTGGAATCCCAG GAGTTGGACCCTTTGGGGGCCAGCAGCCTGGAGTCCCGCTGGGGTACCCTATCAAGGCACCCAAGCTGCCGG GTGGCTACGGACTGCCCTACAGCACTGGGAAACTGCCCTATG GCTATGGGCCTGGAGGAGTGGCAGGTGCTGCAGGCAAGGCTGGGTACCCGACGGGGACAG gagTTGGCACCCaggctgcagcagcagcagctaaaGCAGCAAAGTTTG GTGCCGGAGGAGCTGGGGTTCTCCCTGGTGTTGGAGGCGCCGGCATTCCTGGCGGGGCTGGTGCAATTCCTGGGATCGGAGGCATCGCAG GGGCGGGGACTCCAGCTGCTGCAGCAAAGGCCGCCGCAAAGGCAGCTAAGTATG GAGCTGCTGGAGGCTTGGTGCCTGGTGGGCCAGGCTTTGGAGTTCCAGGTGTTGGAGTCCCAGGTGTCGGAGTCCCAGGTGTCGGAGTCCCAGGTGTCGGAGTCCCAGGTGTTGGGGGGCCTGGCATTGTGGGTGGACCAG GAGCTGTGTCACCAGCTGCAGCCGCTAAAGCAGCCGCCAAAGCAGCCAAATACG GGGCCAGAGCTGGAGTGGGAGTTGGAGGCATTCCCACTTACGGAGTGGGAGTTGGTGCTGGGGGCTTTCCTGGTTACGGTATCGGAGCTGGAGGTGTTCCTGGAGCCCCCCTTTCCC ctGCAGCCCAGGCAGCAGCAGCCGCTCAGGCAGCAGCCGCAGCCAAGGCAGCCAAGTACG GTGCTGGAGGAGTAGGAGCATTAGGGGGACTGGTGCCAGGAGTCGGAGATGGAGTAGCAGGTGTGCCGGGCACAGGAGGGGTGCCAG GAGCAGGGACCCCAGCTGCTGCAGCTGCCAAAGCCGCTGCCAAAGCTGCCCAATTTG GGTTAGGTCCCGGTGTCGGCGTGGGTCCAGGTGTCGGTCCTGGTGTTGGTCCCGGCATCGGTCCCGGTGTCGGTCCCGGCATTGGTCCCGGCATTGGCATCGGCCCCGGTGGTGTTACAG gagTGGGGACCCCAGCTGCTGCCAAAGCCGCTGCTAAAGCGGCCGCCAAAGCACAGTACC GGGCTGCAGCTGGGCTTCCTGCTGGCGTCCCTGGATTTGGAGTCGGTGCTGGCGTTCCTGGCTTTGGAGTTGGTGCTGGCATTCCTGGCTTTGGAGTTGGTGCTGGCGTTCCTGGCTTtggggcaggtgcag tACCTGGAACCCTGGCTGCAGCAAAAGCAGCCAAATATG GAGCAGGAGGGGTCGGGGCTCTTGGTGGAGCAGGTGTCCCAGGTGGTGTGGCAG GAGCCGGACCTGCGGCCTCAGCTGCTGCTGCCAAAGCTGCTGCCAAAGCTGCCCAATTTG GCCTCGGGGGAGCCGGAGCCCTGGGAGCCGGGGGGCTCGGAGCCGGGGGAGCCATCCCAGGGGTTGGGGGCTTCGGAG GTGTGTCCCCAGCTGCAGCTGCTAAAGCAGCCAAATATG GAGTTGCAGCAAGACCTGGCTTCGGACTGTCTCCTATTTACCCAG GTGGTGGAGCCGGGGGCCTGGGAATTGGTG GTAAACCTCCCAAGCCCTATggaggggccctgggagccctgggataCCAAG GTGGGGCCTGCCTGGGGAAATCCTGTGGCCGGAAGAGAAAGTGA
- the ELN gene encoding elastin isoform X1, with protein sequence MAGLRAAALRPGVLLLLLSVARPSQPGGVPGAVPGGVPGGVYYPGAGIGGLGGGALGPGGKPPKPGAGLLGAFGPGAAGLAGGGPGAGLGAFPAGAFPGGLVPGGVAGAAAAYKAAKAGAGLGGVGGIGGVGGIGGVGGLGVSTGAVVPQPGAGVGVGVGAGGKPGKVPGVGLPGVYPGGVLPGTGARFPGVGVLPGVPTGTGVKAKAPGGGGAFAGIPGVGPFGGQQPGVPLGYPIKAPKLPGGYGLPYSTGKLPYGYGPGGVAGAAGKAGYPTGTGVGTQAAAAAAKAAKFAGAGGAGVLPGVGGAGIPGGAGAIPGIGGIAGAGTPAAAAKAAAKAAKYGAAGGLVPGGPGFGVPGVGVPGVGVPGVGVPGVGVPGVGGPGIVGGPGAVSPAAAAKAAAKAAKYGARAGVGVGGIPTYGVGVGAGGFPGYGIGAGGVPGAPLSPAAQAAAAAQAAAAAKAAKYGAGGVGALGGLVPGVGDGVAGVPGTGGVPGAGTPAAAAAKAAAKAAQFGLGPGVGVGPGVGPGVGPGIGPGVGPGIGPGIGIGPGGVTGVGTPAAAKAAAKAAAKAQYRAAAGLPAGVPGFGVGAGVPGFGVGAGIPGFGVGAGVPGFGAGAVPGTLAAAKAAKYGAGGVGALGGAGVPGGVAGAGPAASAAAAKAAAKAAQFGLGGAGALGAGGLGAGGAIPGVGGFGGVSPAAAAKAAKYGVAARPGFGLSPIYPGGGAGGLGIGGKPPKPYGGALGALGYQGGACLGKSCGRKRK encoded by the exons GGGTCCCGGGGGCTGTTCCTGGTGGAGTTCCTGGAGGCGTCTATTACCCAG GTGCTGGTATTGGAGGtctgggaggaggag CTCTGGGGCCCGGAGGCAAACCTCCCAAGCCAG GGGCTGGACTCCTGGGGGCGTTTGGGCCAG GTGCTGCTGGGCTGGCAGGCGGTGGCCCTGGAGCAG GGCTCGGGGCCTTTCCTGCAGGAGCCTTCCCTGGGGGTCTGGTGCCCGGAGGAGTGGCGGGTGCTGCTGCAGCCTATAAAGCTGCCAAGGCTG GTGCTGGGCTTGGTGGCGTTGGCGGCATTGGTGGTGTTGGCGGCATTGGTGGTGTTGGCGGCTTAGGAGTGTCTACAG GTGCGGTGGTGCCTCAGCCCGGAGCCGGAGTCGGAGTCGGAGTCGGAGCGGGAGGGAAGCCCGGGAAAGTGCCCG GTGTGGGGCTGCCAGGTGTATACCCAGGCGGAGTGCTCCCAggcacag GAGCTCGCTTCCCAGGTGTGGGGGTGCTCCCTGGGGTCCCCACTGGAACAGGAGTCAAGGCCAAGGCCCCAG GTGGAGGCGGAGCTTTTGCTGGAATCCCAG GAGTTGGACCCTTTGGGGGCCAGCAGCCTGGAGTCCCGCTGGGGTACCCTATCAAGGCACCCAAGCTGCCGG GTGGCTACGGACTGCCCTACAGCACTGGGAAACTGCCCTATG GCTATGGGCCTGGAGGAGTGGCAGGTGCTGCAGGCAAGGCTGGGTACCCGACGGGGACAG gagTTGGCACCCaggctgcagcagcagcagctaaaGCAGCAAAGTTTG CAGGTGCCGGAGGAGCTGGGGTTCTCCCTGGTGTTGGAGGCGCCGGCATTCCTGGCGGGGCTGGTGCAATTCCTGGGATCGGAGGCATCGCAG GGGCGGGGACTCCAGCTGCTGCAGCAAAGGCCGCCGCAAAGGCAGCTAAGTATG GAGCTGCTGGAGGCTTGGTGCCTGGTGGGCCAGGCTTTGGAGTTCCAGGTGTTGGAGTCCCAGGTGTCGGAGTCCCAGGTGTCGGAGTCCCAGGTGTCGGAGTCCCAGGTGTTGGGGGGCCTGGCATTGTGGGTGGACCAG GAGCTGTGTCACCAGCTGCAGCCGCTAAAGCAGCCGCCAAAGCAGCCAAATACG GGGCCAGAGCTGGAGTGGGAGTTGGAGGCATTCCCACTTACGGAGTGGGAGTTGGTGCTGGGGGCTTTCCTGGTTACGGTATCGGAGCTGGAGGTGTTCCTGGAGCCCCCCTTTCCC ctGCAGCCCAGGCAGCAGCAGCCGCTCAGGCAGCAGCCGCAGCCAAGGCAGCCAAGTACG GTGCTGGAGGAGTAGGAGCATTAGGGGGACTGGTGCCAGGAGTCGGAGATGGAGTAGCAGGTGTGCCGGGCACAGGAGGGGTGCCAG GAGCAGGGACCCCAGCTGCTGCAGCTGCCAAAGCCGCTGCCAAAGCTGCCCAATTTG GGTTAGGTCCCGGTGTCGGCGTGGGTCCAGGTGTCGGTCCTGGTGTTGGTCCCGGCATCGGTCCCGGTGTCGGTCCCGGCATTGGTCCCGGCATTGGCATCGGCCCCGGTGGTGTTACAG gagTGGGGACCCCAGCTGCTGCCAAAGCCGCTGCTAAAGCGGCCGCCAAAGCACAGTACC GGGCTGCAGCTGGGCTTCCTGCTGGCGTCCCTGGATTTGGAGTCGGTGCTGGCGTTCCTGGCTTTGGAGTTGGTGCTGGCATTCCTGGCTTTGGAGTTGGTGCTGGCGTTCCTGGCTTtggggcaggtgcag tACCTGGAACCCTGGCTGCAGCAAAAGCAGCCAAATATG GAGCAGGAGGGGTCGGGGCTCTTGGTGGAGCAGGTGTCCCAGGTGGTGTGGCAG GAGCCGGACCTGCGGCCTCAGCTGCTGCTGCCAAAGCTGCTGCCAAAGCTGCCCAATTTG GCCTCGGGGGAGCCGGAGCCCTGGGAGCCGGGGGGCTCGGAGCCGGGGGAGCCATCCCAGGGGTTGGGGGCTTCGGAG GTGTGTCCCCAGCTGCAGCTGCTAAAGCAGCCAAATATG GAGTTGCAGCAAGACCTGGCTTCGGACTGTCTCCTATTTACCCAG GTGGTGGAGCCGGGGGCCTGGGAATTGGTG GTAAACCTCCCAAGCCCTATggaggggccctgggagccctgggataCCAAG GTGGGGCCTGCCTGGGGAAATCCTGTGGCCGGAAGAGAAAGTGA
- the ELN gene encoding elastin isoform X4, protein MAGLRAAALRPGVLLLLLSVARPSQPGGVPGAVPGGVPGGVYYPGAGIGGLGGGALGPGGKPPKPGAGLLGAFGPGAAGLAGGGPGAGLGAFPAGAFPGGLVPGGVAGAAAAYKAAKAGAGLGGVGGIGGVGGIGGVGGLGVSTGAVVPQPGAGVGVGVGAGGKPGKVPGVGLPGVYPGGVLPGTGARFPGVGVLPGVPTGTGVKAKAPGGGGAFAGIPGGYGLPYSTGKLPYGYGPGGVAGAAGKAGYPTGTGVGTQAAAAAAKAAKFAGAGGAGVLPGVGGAGIPGGAGAIPGIGGIAGAGTPAAAAKAAAKAAKYGAAGGLVPGGPGFGVPGVGVPGVGVPGVGVPGVGVPGVGGPGIVGGPGAVSPAAAAKAAAKAAKYGARAGVGVGGIPTYGVGVGAGGFPGYGIGAGGVPGAPLSPAAQAAAAAQAAAAAKAAKYGAGGVGALGGLVPGVGDGVAGVPGTGGVPGAGTPAAAAAKAAAKAAQFGLGPGVGVGPGVGPGVGPGIGPGVGPGIGPGIGIGPGGVTGVGTPAAAKAAAKAAAKAQYRAAAGLPAGVPGFGVGAGVPGFGVGAGIPGFGVGAGVPGFGAGAVPGTLAAAKAAKYGAGGVGALGGAGVPGGVAGAGPAASAAAAKAAAKAAQFGLGGAGALGAGGLGAGGAIPGVGGFGGVSPAAAAKAAKYGVAARPGFGLSPIYPGGGAGGLGIGGKPPKPYGGALGALGYQGGACLGKSCGRKRK, encoded by the exons GGGTCCCGGGGGCTGTTCCTGGTGGAGTTCCTGGAGGCGTCTATTACCCAG GTGCTGGTATTGGAGGtctgggaggaggag CTCTGGGGCCCGGAGGCAAACCTCCCAAGCCAG GGGCTGGACTCCTGGGGGCGTTTGGGCCAG GTGCTGCTGGGCTGGCAGGCGGTGGCCCTGGAGCAG GGCTCGGGGCCTTTCCTGCAGGAGCCTTCCCTGGGGGTCTGGTGCCCGGAGGAGTGGCGGGTGCTGCTGCAGCCTATAAAGCTGCCAAGGCTG GTGCTGGGCTTGGTGGCGTTGGCGGCATTGGTGGTGTTGGCGGCATTGGTGGTGTTGGCGGCTTAGGAGTGTCTACAG GTGCGGTGGTGCCTCAGCCCGGAGCCGGAGTCGGAGTCGGAGTCGGAGCGGGAGGGAAGCCCGGGAAAGTGCCCG GTGTGGGGCTGCCAGGTGTATACCCAGGCGGAGTGCTCCCAggcacag GAGCTCGCTTCCCAGGTGTGGGGGTGCTCCCTGGGGTCCCCACTGGAACAGGAGTCAAGGCCAAGGCCCCAG GTGGAGGCGGAGCTTTTGCTGGAATCCCAG GTGGCTACGGACTGCCCTACAGCACTGGGAAACTGCCCTATG GCTATGGGCCTGGAGGAGTGGCAGGTGCTGCAGGCAAGGCTGGGTACCCGACGGGGACAG gagTTGGCACCCaggctgcagcagcagcagctaaaGCAGCAAAGTTTG CAGGTGCCGGAGGAGCTGGGGTTCTCCCTGGTGTTGGAGGCGCCGGCATTCCTGGCGGGGCTGGTGCAATTCCTGGGATCGGAGGCATCGCAG GGGCGGGGACTCCAGCTGCTGCAGCAAAGGCCGCCGCAAAGGCAGCTAAGTATG GAGCTGCTGGAGGCTTGGTGCCTGGTGGGCCAGGCTTTGGAGTTCCAGGTGTTGGAGTCCCAGGTGTCGGAGTCCCAGGTGTCGGAGTCCCAGGTGTCGGAGTCCCAGGTGTTGGGGGGCCTGGCATTGTGGGTGGACCAG GAGCTGTGTCACCAGCTGCAGCCGCTAAAGCAGCCGCCAAAGCAGCCAAATACG GGGCCAGAGCTGGAGTGGGAGTTGGAGGCATTCCCACTTACGGAGTGGGAGTTGGTGCTGGGGGCTTTCCTGGTTACGGTATCGGAGCTGGAGGTGTTCCTGGAGCCCCCCTTTCCC ctGCAGCCCAGGCAGCAGCAGCCGCTCAGGCAGCAGCCGCAGCCAAGGCAGCCAAGTACG GTGCTGGAGGAGTAGGAGCATTAGGGGGACTGGTGCCAGGAGTCGGAGATGGAGTAGCAGGTGTGCCGGGCACAGGAGGGGTGCCAG GAGCAGGGACCCCAGCTGCTGCAGCTGCCAAAGCCGCTGCCAAAGCTGCCCAATTTG GGTTAGGTCCCGGTGTCGGCGTGGGTCCAGGTGTCGGTCCTGGTGTTGGTCCCGGCATCGGTCCCGGTGTCGGTCCCGGCATTGGTCCCGGCATTGGCATCGGCCCCGGTGGTGTTACAG gagTGGGGACCCCAGCTGCTGCCAAAGCCGCTGCTAAAGCGGCCGCCAAAGCACAGTACC GGGCTGCAGCTGGGCTTCCTGCTGGCGTCCCTGGATTTGGAGTCGGTGCTGGCGTTCCTGGCTTTGGAGTTGGTGCTGGCATTCCTGGCTTTGGAGTTGGTGCTGGCGTTCCTGGCTTtggggcaggtgcag tACCTGGAACCCTGGCTGCAGCAAAAGCAGCCAAATATG GAGCAGGAGGGGTCGGGGCTCTTGGTGGAGCAGGTGTCCCAGGTGGTGTGGCAG GAGCCGGACCTGCGGCCTCAGCTGCTGCTGCCAAAGCTGCTGCCAAAGCTGCCCAATTTG GCCTCGGGGGAGCCGGAGCCCTGGGAGCCGGGGGGCTCGGAGCCGGGGGAGCCATCCCAGGGGTTGGGGGCTTCGGAG GTGTGTCCCCAGCTGCAGCTGCTAAAGCAGCCAAATATG GAGTTGCAGCAAGACCTGGCTTCGGACTGTCTCCTATTTACCCAG GTGGTGGAGCCGGGGGCCTGGGAATTGGTG GTAAACCTCCCAAGCCCTATggaggggccctgggagccctgggataCCAAG GTGGGGCCTGCCTGGGGAAATCCTGTGGCCGGAAGAGAAAGTGA